Proteins encoded within one genomic window of Mesobacillus subterraneus:
- the ctaF gene encoding cytochrome c oxidase subunit IVB, whose amino-acid sequence MANQQPSSGNPRVDVEYRRKKSAEEMRYQIVSFALMIFLTLVAFVAVGYEGFSGWFTVPFILLLAVIQVIFQLYYFMHMSHKGHEAPALFLYSGVVIGAVTILAFTTIIWW is encoded by the coding sequence ATGGCTAATCAACAACCAAGTTCAGGTAACCCAAGAGTAGACGTCGAATATCGTCGCAAGAAAAGCGCCGAAGAGATGAGATACCAAATCGTTTCCTTTGCATTGATGATTTTCTTGACTCTTGTTGCTTTCGTTGCAGTAGGATATGAAGGATTTTCAGGCTGGTTTACAGTCCCATTCATTCTTCTCCTTGCTGTGATCCAGGTAATCTTCCAGCTATACTATTTCATGCACATGAGCCACAAAGGACATGAAGCACCAGCATTGTTCCTTTATTCTGGAGTCGTTATAGGTGCTGTAACAATCCTGGCATTTACAACAATTATCTGGTGGTAA
- a CDS encoding cytochrome (ubi)quinol oxidase subunit III, translated as MQAEEKFTYETWPAEPEKATLEAKNKFLGFWFFLGGETVLFATLFATYLALKDKVPSADHALAKDIFEIPLAFAATMLLLTSSLTSVYAMYHMKNFNFKKMQLWLGLTVALGAAFLALEIYEFNHYVHEFGHTFTSSAFGSAFYTLVGFHGGHVAFGLAWIITLMVRNSKRGLNLYNAPKFYVASLYWHFIDVVWVFIFTVVYLMGMVG; from the coding sequence ATGCAAGCTGAAGAAAAATTCACTTATGAAACATGGCCTGCGGAGCCTGAAAAAGCAACCCTCGAAGCAAAGAACAAGTTTTTAGGCTTCTGGTTCTTCCTTGGGGGAGAGACAGTACTGTTTGCGACTCTGTTCGCTACTTATCTTGCATTGAAAGATAAGGTTCCTAGTGCTGACCATGCACTTGCCAAGGATATCTTTGAAATACCGCTTGCTTTTGCAGCGACAATGCTCCTTTTAACAAGTTCTTTGACAAGTGTATATGCTATGTACCATATGAAGAACTTTAACTTTAAGAAGATGCAGCTATGGCTCGGTTTGACAGTTGCACTTGGCGCAGCTTTCCTTGCTCTTGAGATTTATGAGTTCAATCACTATGTTCATGAATTCGGGCACACATTCACTAGCAGTGCTTTTGGCTCAGCCTTCTATACTTTAGTTGGCTTCCATGGTGGTCACGTTGCATTTGGTTTGGCTTGGATCATAACACTGATGGTCCGCAACTCCAAGCGTGGATTGAACCTTTACAACGCTCCAAAATTTTATGTTGCCAGCCTTTACTGGCACTTCATCGATGTTGTATGGGTATTCATCTTCACGGTTGTATATCTAATGGGAATGGTGGGATAA
- a CDS encoding cytochrome c oxidase subunit I, with translation MSTYAQKKGFGATLWDYLTTVDHKKIAILYLIAGGFFFILGGLEAMFIRIQLAVPNNDFVSAGFYNEILTMHGTTMIFLAAMPLVFAFMNAVMPLQIGARDVAFPFLNSLGFWLFFFGGVFLNLSWFLGGAPDAGWTSYASLAMASETHGIDFYALGLQISGAGTLIGGINFLVTIINMRAPGMTYMRMPMFTWATFVTSALILFAFPPLTVGLFLMIFDRMFGSNFFDVANGGNTIIWEHLFWIFGHPEVYILILPAFGIFSEIFAIFSRKRLFGYSSMVFATVLIGFLGFMVWAHHMFTTGLGPIANAIFAVATMAIAVPTGIKIFNWMFTMWGGSIKFTTPMLWAVAFIPSFVAGGVTGVMLASAAADYQYHDSYFVVAHFHYVIVGGVVFALFAGAHLYWSKMFGTMLNETLGKVTFWLFLIGFHLTFFIQHFLGLMGMPRRIFTFLPGQGLALGNLISSIGAIFMAVATIVLLINVIMTQVKNEKVGNDPWGDGRTLEWSIASPPPFYNFKQLPLVRGLDAYWLEKMEGKKEMTPAEPLGDIHMPNNSFIPFVISFGLFVAAFGAMYRADYAWGLPVLILGMAITLGSMFVRSIKDDHGFHIHKEDLMDDDHDKGAKA, from the coding sequence TACCTGACAACGGTTGACCATAAAAAAATCGCAATCCTTTATCTAATTGCTGGCGGATTCTTCTTCATCCTAGGCGGACTTGAAGCTATGTTCATCCGTATTCAGCTAGCTGTACCTAATAATGATTTTGTAAGCGCAGGTTTCTATAATGAAATTTTGACAATGCATGGAACAACGATGATATTCCTTGCAGCAATGCCGCTTGTATTTGCATTCATGAATGCTGTTATGCCGCTCCAGATTGGTGCGCGTGACGTAGCGTTCCCATTCTTGAACTCTTTAGGATTTTGGTTATTCTTCTTTGGTGGAGTATTCCTGAACCTTTCTTGGTTCCTTGGTGGAGCTCCAGATGCTGGATGGACTTCATATGCTTCTCTTGCAATGGCGTCTGAAACACACGGTATCGATTTTTATGCACTTGGATTGCAGATTTCTGGTGCGGGTACACTAATCGGGGGGATTAACTTCCTCGTAACGATCATTAACATGCGTGCCCCGGGAATGACTTATATGAGAATGCCGATGTTCACTTGGGCAACATTCGTAACATCTGCACTTATCTTGTTCGCTTTCCCTCCATTGACTGTTGGTCTGTTCTTAATGATTTTTGACCGTATGTTTGGTTCTAATTTCTTTGATGTAGCAAATGGTGGTAATACAATCATCTGGGAACACCTTTTCTGGATCTTTGGTCACCCGGAAGTTTATATTTTGATTTTGCCGGCTTTCGGTATTTTCTCGGAGATTTTTGCAATATTCTCTAGAAAACGCCTTTTCGGTTACTCATCCATGGTATTCGCGACTGTATTGATCGGTTTCCTTGGATTCATGGTATGGGCTCACCATATGTTCACTACAGGTCTTGGTCCGATTGCTAACGCGATTTTCGCAGTAGCGACAATGGCAATTGCCGTTCCAACAGGTATCAAGATCTTTAACTGGATGTTCACGATGTGGGGAGGAAGCATCAAGTTTACGACTCCGATGCTCTGGGCAGTAGCCTTCATCCCGTCATTCGTTGCCGGCGGTGTAACTGGGGTCATGCTGGCTTCAGCTGCGGCTGACTATCAGTACCACGACAGCTATTTCGTTGTCGCTCACTTCCACTACGTTATCGTTGGTGGTGTTGTATTTGCTCTATTTGCAGGTGCACACTTATATTGGTCAAAAATGTTTGGTACAATGCTGAACGAAACATTGGGTAAAGTCACTTTCTGGTTATTCCTGATTGGTTTCCACCTGACGTTCTTCATCCAGCACTTCCTAGGATTAATGGGGATGCCACGTCGTATCTTCACATTCTTGCCTGGACAGGGACTTGCATTAGGAAACTTGATCAGTTCTATCGGTGCTATCTTTATGGCGGTTGCTACAATCGTTCTACTAATTAACGTAATCATGACACAAGTTAAAAACGAAAAAGTCGGAAATGATCCATGGGGCGATGGCCGTACATTAGAATGGTCGATTGCATCTCCGCCGCCATTCTACAACTTCAAGCAGCTTCCACTTGTACGCGGACTGGATGCTTACTGGCTGGAGAAAATGGAAGGCAAGAAGGAAATGACGCCTGCAGAACCACTGGGCGATATCCATATGCCGAATAACTCTTTCATTCCATTCGTTATCTCATTTGGCCTATTCGTTGCTGCATTTGGTGCGATGTACCGTGCAGACTACGCATGGGGACTACCAGTCTTAATTTTAGGAATGGCTATCACTTTAGGTTCAATGTTCGTACGTTCAATTAAAGATGATCATGGATTCCATATTCATAAAGAAGACTTAATGGACGATGATCATGATAAGGGGGCAAAGGCATAA